In Acidobacteriota bacterium, a single window of DNA contains:
- the rsgA gene encoding ribosome small subunit-dependent GTPase A — protein sequence MTLGELGWDDGFAASFDALGDRGLVPARVGIEHNHFYRVLTSGGELVAQAAGRLRHRAAGQDDLPAVGDWVAIRVNRHDGAGTIRAILPRRSSFARKAAGDPTAKQVVAANIDVVLVVAGLDGDFSPRRIERYLVAAADSGARPVVVLNKADLEENVASCMATVRAAAPDVPVHVTCCKSGLGLDDLRTYLAPGRTVALLGSSGVGKSTIINHLLGEPRQKTQAVRAADSRGRHTTIHRELIAAPGGGIIIDTPGMRELQLWDNDRALEDAFAEIDALAADCRFRDCLHRQEPGCAVRAAVDAGRLPAIRLTHYLRLHDERAHLVRRRDELARLEEKKRTRVMHRAMRKMYT from the coding sequence ATGACACTCGGAGAGCTGGGCTGGGACGACGGCTTCGCCGCATCGTTCGACGCGCTCGGAGACCGCGGCCTCGTCCCGGCGCGGGTCGGGATCGAGCACAACCACTTCTATCGCGTGTTGACCTCCGGGGGCGAGCTGGTGGCCCAGGCGGCCGGTCGGCTCCGGCACCGGGCGGCCGGTCAGGACGACCTCCCGGCGGTGGGCGACTGGGTGGCGATCCGCGTCAACCGCCACGACGGCGCCGGCACCATTCGCGCCATCCTGCCCCGGCGGAGCAGCTTCGCCCGCAAGGCGGCCGGCGACCCGACCGCCAAGCAGGTGGTGGCCGCCAACATCGATGTCGTGCTGGTGGTGGCGGGACTCGACGGCGACTTCAGCCCGCGCCGCATCGAACGCTACCTGGTGGCGGCGGCCGACAGCGGCGCGCGGCCCGTCGTGGTGCTGAACAAGGCCGACCTGGAAGAGAACGTGGCGTCCTGCATGGCCACGGTGCGCGCGGCAGCGCCGGACGTCCCGGTCCACGTGACCTGCTGCAAATCCGGCCTGGGTCTGGACGACCTCCGTACCTATCTCGCGCCGGGCCGGACGGTGGCCCTGCTCGGCTCGTCCGGGGTCGGCAAGTCGACCATCATCAACCACCTGCTCGGCGAGCCGCGGCAGAAGACGCAGGCGGTCCGCGCAGCCGACAGCCGGGGCCGGCACACGACCATCCACCGCGAGCTCATCGCGGCGCCGGGCGGCGGCATCATCATCGATACGCCGGGCATGCGCGAGCTGCAGCTCTGGGACAACGACCGCGCGCTCGAGGATGCGTTCGCCGAGATCGACGCGCTCGCCGCCGACTGCCGGTTCCGGGACTGCCTCCACCGGCAGGAGCCGGGGTGCGCGGTCCGCGCGGCGGTCGACGCCGGCCGCCTGCCCGCCATCCGCCTGACGCACTACCTGCGTCTCCACGACGAACGGGCGCACCTGGTTCGGCGGCGCGACGAGCTGGCGCGTCTCGAAGAGAAGAAACGCACCCGGGTCATGCACCGCGCGATGCGCAAGATGTACACCTGA
- a CDS encoding TonB-dependent receptor, whose translation MIRRPGFRQGEFTWCEAYRRWCGGGVTDLVMRAAAKTGRPILFGLLLAACAASAAGQANTGGLGGVVRDESGAVLPGATIVATHVDTGFSVERVTDVDGRFFMASLPIGAWEITAELPGFRRVVRTGVFLDIGRELDLPFELALGALSEEVTVTADAPLLQTNNAEISDVIAGHEVEQIPLNGRQFLQLAQLSDAVVIPPGGTRGAALQQAGPLPNIGGQRAGHNIYLLDGVKVTDELFNNLVINPSVDSIQEFKIQKSMYPPEFGGKASALINVATKAGTNQYHGSAFTFVRNERFDAHNYFAPRDEPVPPLDQGQFGGTVGGPIVRDRTFAFLSYEGQRSTRSLTKTFSVPSAAVRGGDFTGLDRICDPLTRDPATGACGSPFAGNRIPAGRIDPIAAAFLEQVPLPNASGEVQNLTSVERSESDVDQFSARLDHRVGASDQMFLRFSTFDAHDLQPFGTSVQQEALIPGFGRTLSTRTRNLAASYTRTIGTAMLNETRFGWMSVDGGQESLRRGVDFAQSTGLLGVTRDPRDVGYPQIDTAGLYSAMGDPTSFVFRRNEHFELYNNFLIDRGAHHLKFGGYWFHLRFRPENPDTARGRFRYTGRFSGNPFADFLLGYPVEARSGIGGRGSEDARTNWLHLYAQDDWRVNDDLTLNIGLRYEINQHMRDVDNRLSTIDVSVPGGRYVIASDAAGNISPAANELLPLIPIPWVTSAEAGWDRSLLRPSKTRFAPRLGFAWLADDDGSTVVRGGYGIFLNQWAYSVQTAFARNLPFFFLKQVDVPAGQFVPAWDTGSILAAEPTGSIGGSIMDYDFQVEYTQTWSGGVQTEIRPGTAFEMFYMGSYTIGADNSTVHNVPVPGPGSISGRRAVPQLAGIRAIRFDGKSIYHAVTFKTVRRLRDDLAFDVAYTLSQSKDDASSPGATAFESNLPQDVRNIFPGENALSSFDHRHQLVGSATYELPFQRNAGGWREGLLGHWRLNGIVTVQSGAPFTVNITDDRANIGAGPSQRPDMLRDPNLPRGERTVERWFDTGAFALQAPFSYGSAPRNPVFAPGYANVDMALAKNWPLDNGSRLEFRWEVFNVLNRANFDLPNRFFGSPNFGRIFSALNAREMQFGLRFVF comes from the coding sequence ATGATTCGCCGGCCAGGATTCCGACAGGGAGAGTTCACCTGGTGCGAAGCATACCGACGATGGTGCGGGGGAGGCGTGACTGATTTGGTGATGCGTGCAGCAGCGAAAACGGGCCGACCGATCCTGTTCGGCCTCTTGCTTGCCGCCTGTGCGGCGTCCGCCGCCGGTCAGGCGAACACCGGCGGTCTCGGCGGCGTGGTGCGCGACGAATCGGGAGCCGTCCTGCCGGGCGCGACCATCGTGGCGACACACGTCGACACCGGCTTCTCGGTCGAGCGCGTCACGGATGTGGACGGGCGCTTCTTCATGGCGTCGCTGCCGATCGGCGCCTGGGAGATCACCGCCGAGCTGCCCGGGTTCCGGCGCGTCGTGCGGACCGGCGTGTTCCTGGATATCGGCCGCGAGCTCGACCTGCCGTTCGAGCTTGCGCTCGGGGCGCTGAGCGAAGAGGTGACGGTCACGGCCGACGCACCCCTGCTGCAGACGAACAACGCCGAGATCAGCGACGTCATCGCCGGCCACGAGGTCGAGCAGATTCCGTTGAACGGACGGCAGTTCCTGCAGCTCGCACAGCTCAGCGACGCGGTCGTGATTCCGCCCGGCGGCACGCGCGGCGCGGCGCTGCAGCAGGCCGGGCCGCTGCCCAACATCGGCGGCCAGCGCGCCGGACACAATATCTACCTGCTCGACGGCGTCAAGGTGACCGACGAGCTGTTCAACAACCTGGTGATCAACCCCTCGGTCGATTCCATCCAGGAGTTCAAGATCCAGAAGTCGATGTACCCGCCGGAGTTCGGCGGCAAGGCGTCGGCGCTGATCAACGTCGCCACCAAGGCGGGCACGAACCAGTACCACGGCAGCGCGTTCACGTTCGTCCGGAACGAGCGATTCGACGCGCACAACTATTTCGCCCCGCGCGACGAGCCGGTACCGCCGCTCGACCAGGGCCAGTTCGGCGGGACCGTCGGCGGCCCCATTGTTCGGGACCGGACGTTCGCGTTTCTCAGCTACGAAGGGCAGCGCAGCACGCGCTCGCTGACGAAGACCTTCTCCGTGCCGTCGGCGGCGGTCCGCGGCGGCGACTTCACGGGACTCGACCGGATCTGCGATCCGCTGACCCGCGACCCCGCCACCGGGGCGTGCGGGTCCCCGTTCGCCGGCAACCGGATCCCCGCCGGCCGCATCGATCCGATCGCCGCCGCCTTCCTGGAGCAGGTGCCGCTGCCGAACGCGAGCGGCGAGGTGCAGAACCTGACGTCGGTCGAGCGGTCCGAGTCCGACGTCGATCAGTTCAGCGCCCGCCTGGATCACCGCGTCGGCGCGAGCGACCAGATGTTCCTGCGGTTCAGCACGTTCGACGCCCACGATCTGCAGCCGTTCGGCACCAGCGTGCAGCAGGAGGCGCTGATCCCGGGCTTCGGGCGCACGCTCTCGACCCGCACGCGCAACCTGGCCGCGAGCTACACGCGCACGATCGGGACGGCGATGCTCAACGAGACGCGCTTCGGCTGGATGAGCGTCGACGGCGGCCAGGAGAGCCTGCGCCGCGGCGTCGACTTCGCGCAGTCCACCGGGTTGCTCGGGGTCACCCGCGACCCGCGCGACGTCGGCTACCCGCAGATCGATACCGCGGGGCTCTACAGCGCGATGGGCGACCCGACCAGCTTCGTGTTCCGGCGCAACGAGCACTTCGAGCTCTACAACAACTTCCTGATCGATCGCGGCGCCCACCACCTGAAGTTCGGCGGCTACTGGTTCCACCTGCGGTTCCGGCCCGAGAACCCGGATACGGCGCGCGGCCGCTTCCGCTACACCGGCCGTTTCAGCGGGAATCCGTTCGCCGACTTCCTCCTCGGCTATCCGGTCGAGGCGCGCTCGGGCATCGGCGGCCGCGGCAGCGAGGACGCGCGAACCAACTGGCTGCACCTGTACGCGCAGGACGACTGGCGGGTCAACGACGACCTGACCCTGAACATCGGGCTGCGCTACGAAATCAACCAGCACATGCGGGACGTCGACAACCGCCTGTCGACGATCGACGTGTCGGTGCCGGGGGGGCGCTACGTCATCGCCAGCGACGCGGCCGGCAACATCTCGCCCGCCGCGAACGAGTTGCTCCCGCTGATCCCGATCCCGTGGGTGACCTCGGCCGAGGCCGGCTGGGACCGCAGCCTGTTGCGGCCCAGCAAGACGCGCTTCGCCCCGCGACTCGGATTCGCCTGGCTCGCGGACGACGACGGAAGCACCGTCGTCCGCGGCGGCTACGGCATCTTCCTCAACCAGTGGGCCTATAGCGTCCAGACGGCGTTCGCGCGCAACCTGCCGTTCTTCTTCCTCAAGCAGGTCGACGTGCCGGCGGGGCAGTTCGTGCCGGCCTGGGACACCGGGTCGATCCTGGCCGCCGAGCCGACCGGCAGCATCGGCGGGTCCATCATGGACTACGACTTCCAGGTCGAGTACACCCAGACCTGGAGCGGCGGCGTGCAGACCGAAATCCGGCCCGGCACGGCGTTCGAGATGTTCTACATGGGGTCGTACACGATCGGCGCCGACAACTCGACGGTGCACAACGTGCCGGTGCCCGGCCCCGGTTCGATCAGCGGGCGGCGGGCCGTCCCGCAGCTCGCCGGGATTCGCGCGATCCGCTTCGACGGCAAGTCCATCTACCACGCGGTGACCTTCAAGACGGTCCGCCGCCTGCGCGACGACCTCGCATTCGACGTCGCCTACACGCTCTCGCAGTCGAAGGACGACGCGTCGAGTCCGGGGGCGACCGCCTTCGAGTCGAACCTGCCGCAGGACGTGCGCAACATCTTTCCGGGAGAGAACGCGCTGTCGAGCTTCGATCACCGCCACCAGCTCGTCGGCAGCGCCACCTACGAGCTTCCGTTCCAGCGCAACGCCGGCGGCTGGCGGGAGGGGCTGCTCGGCCACTGGCGCCTCAACGGCATCGTCACCGTGCAGTCCGGCGCGCCGTTCACCGTGAACATCACCGACGACCGCGCCAACATCGGAGCCGGACCATCGCAGCGCCCGGACATGCTGCGCGACCCGAACCTGCCGCGCGGCGAGCGCACCGTCGAGCGCTGGTTCGACACCGGCGCGTTCGCTCTGCAGGCGCCCTTCTCCTACGGCAGCGCCCCCCGCAACCCCGTCTTCGCCCCCGGCTACGCCAACGTGGACATGGCCCTGGCCAAGAACTGGCCGCTGGACAACGGCAGCCGCCTGGAGTTCCGCTGGGAGGTCTTCAACGTCCTCAACCGCGCCAACTTCGACCTGCCGAACCGCTTCTTCGGGTCGCCCAACTTCGGCCGCATCTTCAGCGCGCTGAACGCGCGGGAGATGCAGTTCGGCCTGCGCTTCGTGTTCTGA
- a CDS encoding ABC transporter ATP-binding protein, with protein MAKKAAGAGVKERSATPEKKRKLTPGAWAEARALLRRYRYRLALGLVLIFVSRLAGLVVPAMVGYIVDDVVPNGRIDELFLLAGVGLVASVVQSATGFGLSQVLGVAAQRAITEMRKRVMAHVSRLPIRYFDSTQTGILISRVMTDAEGIRNLVGTGLVQLAGGLLTASIALAWLFYLNWQLTSLTLLILLLFGATMAFGFSRLRPVFRERGKINAEVTGRLGETLGGIRIVKAYGVEKREQIVFAHGAHRLFRNVAKAVTGVSAVTSVSTLVMGLIGALMIVLGGRALMSGAWSEGQLLQYIFFTGLVIAPVIQISSIGTQITEAFAGLDRIREIMQMATEDQEDEAREELGSLAGEVRLDGVWFEYEPDVPVLKGVSLAAAPGTTTALVGSSGSGKSTLISLIMAFNRPTAGRVLVDGRDLESIRLKDYRSRLGVVLQENFLFDGTIRANLGFANPHATVERIREVSRIAHCDEFIAGFPDGYDTIVGERGVKLSGGQRQRVAIARAILANPRLLILDEATSSLDSESEAMIQDGLRALRRGRTTFVIAHRLSTIQSADQILVLEGGEVVERGTHDELLVLDGRYKQLYDKQYGLERNRFINPGEDFTPEPAAVEVAAGHGRGGL; from the coding sequence ATGGCGAAGAAGGCGGCCGGGGCAGGGGTGAAGGAGCGGTCCGCCACGCCGGAGAAGAAGCGCAAGCTGACGCCGGGCGCTTGGGCGGAGGCGCGCGCGCTGTTGAGGCGCTATCGCTATCGGCTCGCACTCGGGCTGGTCCTGATCTTCGTCAGCCGTCTGGCCGGGCTCGTGGTGCCCGCGATGGTCGGCTACATCGTGGACGACGTCGTTCCCAATGGCCGGATCGACGAGCTGTTCCTGCTGGCCGGCGTCGGGTTGGTGGCCTCGGTCGTGCAGTCGGCCACCGGTTTCGGCCTCTCGCAGGTGCTCGGCGTCGCCGCGCAACGGGCGATCACCGAGATGCGCAAGCGGGTCATGGCCCACGTCTCGCGCCTGCCGATCCGTTACTTCGACTCCACGCAGACCGGGATTCTGATCTCGCGCGTGATGACCGACGCCGAGGGGATCCGGAACCTCGTCGGGACCGGGCTGGTCCAACTGGCCGGCGGACTCCTCACGGCGTCGATCGCGCTCGCGTGGCTCTTCTACCTGAACTGGCAGCTCACGAGTCTGACCCTCCTCATTCTGCTGCTCTTCGGCGCCACGATGGCGTTCGGCTTCTCCAGGCTGCGCCCGGTCTTCCGCGAGCGGGGAAAGATCAACGCCGAGGTCACCGGCCGGCTTGGAGAGACCCTCGGCGGCATCCGCATCGTGAAGGCCTACGGCGTCGAGAAGCGGGAGCAGATCGTCTTCGCCCACGGCGCGCACCGGCTGTTCCGCAACGTCGCCAAGGCGGTCACGGGGGTGTCGGCGGTCACGTCCGTCTCGACGCTGGTCATGGGCTTGATCGGCGCCCTGATGATCGTGCTGGGCGGACGCGCGCTGATGAGCGGGGCGTGGTCCGAAGGCCAGCTCCTCCAGTACATCTTCTTCACCGGCCTCGTCATCGCGCCGGTAATCCAGATCTCGTCGATCGGGACGCAGATCACGGAAGCGTTCGCCGGCCTGGACCGGATCCGCGAGATCATGCAGATGGCGACCGAGGACCAGGAGGACGAGGCGCGCGAGGAGCTCGGATCCCTCGCGGGGGAGGTGCGGCTCGACGGGGTATGGTTCGAGTACGAGCCGGACGTGCCGGTGCTGAAGGGCGTCTCGCTGGCCGCGGCGCCGGGCACCACCACCGCGCTCGTCGGGTCCAGCGGTTCGGGCAAGAGCACGCTGATCAGCCTGATCATGGCGTTCAACCGGCCGACCGCGGGGCGGGTTCTCGTCGACGGCCGCGACCTGGAGTCGATCCGGCTGAAGGACTACCGGTCGCGCCTCGGGGTCGTGCTGCAGGAGAACTTCCTCTTCGACGGCACCATCCGCGCGAACCTGGGCTTCGCCAACCCGCATGCGACCGTCGAGCGGATCCGCGAGGTCAGCCGCATCGCCCACTGCGACGAGTTCATCGCCGGCTTTCCGGACGGCTACGACACCATCGTGGGCGAGCGCGGCGTCAAGCTCTCCGGCGGCCAGCGGCAGCGTGTCGCCATCGCCCGCGCCATCCTCGCCAACCCGCGCCTGCTCATCCTCGACGAGGCGACCTCCAGCCTGGACAGCGAGAGCGAGGCGATGATCCAGGACGGCTTGCGCGCCCTGCGCCGCGGCCGGACCACCTTCGTCATCGCCCATCGGCTGTCGACCATCCAGAGCGCCGACCAGATCCTCGTGCTCGAAGGGGGCGAGGTGGTCGAGCGCGGCACCCACGACGAGTTGCTCGTGCTCGACGGCCGCTACAAGCAGCTCTACGACAAGCAGTACGGTCTCGAACGGAACCGTTTCATCAACCCCGGCGAGGACTTCACACCCGAGCCGGCCGCAGTCGAGGTGGCGGCGGGGCACGGCCGGGGCGGTCTGTAG
- a CDS encoding amidohydrolase family protein: MSSRRIRRPAFFAAVLAIAATGIGLAQEEAPLTIRAGLLIDGTGDTRSNARLFVTGSTITRVDGLRGAVDYDLSELTVMPGLIDTHVHLTSHFEAGGRLHQAGSTETPAQTMLYAVGNAYRTLQAGFTTVQSLGHPLDADLRDAIDRGDVPGPRVLTSLRAVTSATGDVDAIRATVRQLKADGADVIKVFASSSIREGGVRTLSDEQIEAACDEGRAQGLRVAVHAYGSEVVSSVIRAGCNSVEHGNRYDDETLALFARHGTFLGFHVGLLWDNYAENRERFIGIGNYTPEGFAQMSRARRIGMRRFRETLRNRDVQVVFGTDATAGAHGRNAEELVVRIDEGGQNPMDAIVSATSLAARSLGLGEEIGTAAPGFTADLIAVEGNPLEDVTALRRVRFVMRDGVVYRYEP; this comes from the coding sequence ATGTCTTCACGCCGCATACGCCGCCCGGCGTTCTTCGCCGCCGTGCTCGCGATCGCCGCGACCGGGATCGGCCTCGCCCAGGAGGAGGCGCCCCTCACGATCCGCGCCGGGCTCCTGATCGACGGCACGGGCGACACCCGGTCGAACGCGCGCCTCTTCGTGACCGGCTCGACGATCACGCGCGTGGACGGCCTGCGGGGAGCGGTGGACTACGACCTGTCCGAGCTGACGGTCATGCCCGGCCTGATCGACACGCACGTCCACCTGACGTCGCACTTCGAGGCCGGCGGCCGGCTGCACCAGGCGGGCAGCACGGAGACCCCCGCCCAGACGATGCTGTACGCGGTGGGCAACGCCTACCGCACCCTGCAGGCCGGCTTCACGACCGTGCAGAGCCTCGGCCACCCGCTCGACGCCGACCTGCGGGATGCGATCGACCGCGGCGACGTACCCGGTCCACGGGTATTGACCTCGTTGCGCGCGGTGACCAGCGCCACCGGCGATGTGGACGCCATCCGCGCCACCGTCCGGCAGCTCAAGGCGGACGGCGCCGACGTGATCAAGGTCTTCGCCTCGAGCAGCATCCGGGAGGGCGGGGTGCGGACGCTGAGCGACGAGCAGATCGAGGCGGCGTGCGACGAGGGCCGGGCGCAGGGACTGCGGGTCGCGGTGCACGCCTACGGCTCCGAGGTCGTCAGCTCGGTCATCCGCGCCGGGTGCAACTCGGTCGAGCACGGGAACCGCTACGACGACGAGACCCTCGCCCTGTTCGCCCGCCACGGGACCTTCCTCGGCTTCCACGTCGGGCTGCTCTGGGACAACTACGCGGAGAACCGCGAGCGCTTCATCGGCATCGGGAACTACACGCCGGAGGGCTTCGCGCAGATGAGCCGGGCCCGCCGCATCGGCATGCGCCGCTTCCGCGAGACCCTCCGGAACCGGGACGTGCAGGTCGTGTTCGGCACCGATGCCACGGCCGGCGCCCACGGCCGCAACGCCGAGGAGCTCGTCGTCCGCATCGACGAGGGCGGCCAGAACCCCATGGACGCCATCGTGTCGGCGACGTCGCTCGCCGCGCGCTCGCTCGGCCTGGGGGAGGAGATCGGCACCGCGGCGCCCGGGTTCACCGCGGACCTGATCGCCGTCGAGGGCAATCCGCTCGAAGACGTCACCGCGCTGCGGCGGGTCCGCTTCGTGATGCGGGACGGCGTCGTCTACCGTTACGAACCGTAG
- the dinB gene encoding DNA polymerase IV, with protein MLARRIIHVDMDAFYASVEQRDRPELRGRPVAVGGRPEGRGVVAAASYEARTFGVRSALSMAKAVRLCPELIVVPPDFRKYRDVSRQVFDLYRTVTPAVEPLSLDEAYLDVTDNAWGEPLATNVAKRLKARIREETGLTASAGAAPNKFLAKIASAWRKPDGLTVVAPERLESFLQKLPVDALWGVGPVTARRLRAAGIEKLVDVRTGDDETLHGLVGRQADWLKRLAQGIDERPVVSDRERKSRSSEHTYAEDLREIDRIRAEIDRMAAGAADWLQRAETAARTVTLKVRYNDFKTVTRSDTRAVATVDAADITRRARALLDRTDAGRRPVRLLGVGVHGLRPRAATENAREPLLWDVATGA; from the coding sequence CTGCTTGCGCGCCGGATCATCCACGTCGACATGGACGCCTTCTACGCGTCGGTCGAGCAGCGTGACCGGCCGGAGCTGCGGGGACGGCCGGTGGCGGTCGGGGGCAGGCCCGAAGGTCGCGGCGTGGTCGCCGCAGCCAGCTACGAGGCCCGCACGTTCGGGGTGCGCTCGGCGCTGTCGATGGCCAAGGCGGTGCGGCTCTGTCCGGAGCTGATCGTCGTGCCGCCCGACTTCCGCAAGTACCGCGACGTCTCGCGACAGGTGTTCGACCTCTACCGCACCGTGACGCCGGCCGTCGAGCCGCTGTCGCTCGACGAGGCCTACCTCGACGTGACGGACAACGCGTGGGGCGAGCCGCTCGCCACCAACGTCGCGAAGCGTCTCAAGGCGCGGATCCGGGAAGAGACCGGCCTGACCGCCTCGGCCGGCGCCGCCCCCAACAAGTTCCTGGCCAAGATAGCCTCCGCCTGGCGCAAGCCCGACGGACTGACGGTGGTGGCTCCGGAGCGGCTGGAGAGCTTCCTGCAGAAGCTGCCGGTGGACGCCCTGTGGGGCGTCGGACCGGTGACGGCGCGCCGGCTGCGGGCGGCCGGGATCGAGAAGCTGGTCGACGTCCGGACCGGCGACGACGAGACCCTGCACGGCCTCGTCGGACGCCAGGCGGACTGGTTGAAGCGGCTCGCGCAGGGCATCGACGAGCGGCCGGTGGTCAGCGACCGCGAGCGGAAGTCCCGCAGCTCCGAGCACACCTACGCCGAGGATCTCCGGGAGATCGACAGGATTCGCGCGGAGATCGACCGCATGGCGGCCGGGGCCGCCGACTGGCTGCAGCGGGCCGAGACCGCGGCCCGGACCGTGACCCTCAAGGTGCGCTACAACGACTTCAAGACGGTCACCCGCAGCGACACGCGGGCGGTCGCCACCGTCGACGCGGCCGACATAACGCGCCGGGCGCGGGCGCTGCTCGACCGTACGGACGCCGGCCGCCGGCCCGTCAGGCTGCTCGGCGTGGGCGTGCACGGACTGCGGCCACGGGCCGCTACTGAGAACGCACGCGAGCCGCTGCTGTGGGACGTGGCGACCGGGGCATGA
- a CDS encoding YqgE/AlgH family protein produces MNQPDKPFPSLAPSLLVSMPQLDDPNFQRSVILLCEHGEGGAFGLVLNQRTTTPASDVVRLTPPVSSGSNLELWIGGPVEPERGWILMGAEPGEVESVRVCDGIFLSTSPQLLRRLLESPPPPRTRLLTGYAGWGAGQLDAELAASSWLHADVDLDIVFDTRPDDMWEAAIRRMGADPSFLQQGGTGAVH; encoded by the coding sequence ATGAACCAACCCGACAAGCCCTTTCCCTCGCTCGCCCCGTCCCTGCTGGTCTCGATGCCGCAGCTCGACGATCCGAACTTCCAGCGGAGCGTCATCCTGCTCTGCGAGCACGGTGAGGGAGGCGCGTTCGGCCTCGTGCTCAACCAACGCACGACGACCCCGGCGTCCGATGTCGTCCGGCTGACCCCGCCGGTGTCTTCCGGCAGCAACCTGGAGCTCTGGATCGGCGGTCCGGTGGAGCCCGAACGCGGCTGGATCCTGATGGGCGCCGAGCCCGGCGAGGTCGAGTCGGTCCGCGTATGCGACGGGATCTTCCTCTCCACGTCGCCGCAACTCCTGCGGCGGCTTCTGGAGTCGCCGCCGCCGCCGCGCACGCGTCTGCTCACCGGCTACGCGGGGTGGGGGGCAGGGCAGCTCGACGCGGAGCTTGCCGCGTCGTCCTGGCTGCACGCCGACGTCGACCTCGACATCGTTTTCGACACGCGCCCCGACGACATGTGGGAAGCGGCAATCCGCCGCATGGGGGCCGACCCGTCGTTTCTGCAGCAGGGCGGCACCGGCGCCGTCCACTGA
- the queG gene encoding tRNA epoxyqueuosine(34) reductase QueG, whose translation MNADDVKTFARQAGFDLCGIAPAKAFPELRFLDDWLERGYGGEMRYLARNARRRSDVREVVPSALSVISLGTLYDTDRPYSIEVNDPDAALISRYAWGADYHDVVGRRTEALLERMRAAAGEPFEARCYVDTGPVQERVYAQHAGLGWIGKNTCLINPEQGSWFFLSEIITSLPLDPDAPQMDQCGTCTLCLDACPTGAFPEPGVLDATRCLSYLTIEIRGAIPEERRADIGTRVYGCDICQEVCPYNAAPVRSDDPAWQPAPELDQPRLSALWRQSDERLEALLERSAMSRARLKGLRRNVAVALGNSSTATAAAALAEPISTGTPSRGDPLVAEHVGWARRRLAARSSVPAAETSDDEPLRRPLPHRRS comes from the coding sequence ATGAACGCCGACGACGTGAAGACGTTCGCGCGGCAAGCGGGATTCGACCTGTGCGGCATCGCCCCGGCGAAGGCCTTTCCGGAGCTCCGGTTCCTCGACGACTGGCTCGAGCGCGGCTACGGGGGCGAGATGCGGTACCTGGCTCGCAACGCGCGTCGGCGGTCCGACGTGCGCGAGGTGGTGCCGTCGGCGCTCTCCGTCATCTCGCTGGGCACGCTCTACGACACCGACCGCCCCTACTCGATCGAGGTGAACGATCCGGACGCCGCGCTCATCTCGCGCTACGCTTGGGGCGCGGACTACCACGACGTCGTCGGCCGGCGTACCGAGGCTCTGCTCGAGCGGATGCGCGCAGCGGCCGGCGAGCCCTTCGAGGCTCGCTGCTACGTCGATACCGGACCGGTGCAGGAACGCGTGTACGCTCAGCACGCCGGACTCGGCTGGATCGGCAAGAACACCTGCCTCATCAATCCGGAGCAGGGCTCGTGGTTCTTCCTGTCGGAGATAATCACGAGCCTGCCTCTCGACCCCGACGCGCCGCAGATGGACCAGTGCGGCACGTGCACGCTGTGTCTCGATGCGTGTCCGACCGGCGCGTTCCCGGAGCCGGGCGTGCTCGACGCCACGCGCTGCCTGTCGTACCTGACCATCGAGATCCGCGGCGCGATCCCGGAAGAGCGGCGCGCGGACATCGGCACGCGCGTCTACGGCTGCGACATCTGCCAGGAAGTCTGTCCGTACAACGCGGCGCCGGTACGGTCGGACGACCCGGCGTGGCAACCGGCCCCGGAGCTGGACCAGCCTCGGCTCTCGGCGCTCTGGAGGCAGTCCGACGAGCGCCTGGAGGCGTTGCTCGAGCGCAGCGCCATGTCGCGGGCCCGACTGAAGGGACTTCGACGCAACGTGGCCGTCGCGCTCGGCAACAGCTCCACGGCGACGGCGGCGGCGGCGCTCGCCGAGCCCATTTCCACCGGCACGCCGTCGCGTGGAGACCCCTTGGTGGCGGAGCACGTCGGCTGGGCGCGCCGGCGTCTCGCCGCGCGGTCGTCGGTCCCGGCGGCGGAGACCAGCGACGACGAGCCCCTCCGACGTCCGCTGCCACACCGCCGGTCGTGA